The window acaagaaagaagagaagatagTTCATCTTGTGTCGCCGATCCAAAGCCTTGCCATCTTACTCTACCAAAATTATCAAGTAGAAAGATATACCTGTGAGGTTGAAATGTTAAAAAACAGCATTTTTCATAACCAATAATTTCATTGgttaaaaatgaattgaataaGAAAAAGCTTATAACCCTGTAAGGAGATTCAATATCCTGAGTTCTTTTCTGAAATAATAGTGGTCACCAAATGAATACACTATCTGCTGCTGAAGTGTATCCTTGCTTTCATGATGACTAGGTTTCTTCATTGTCCAGAGAAGCAAACGTTTTATAGGAGCCCGACATAAAAGCCACGAATCTATAAATGATACCtgatagaaaatacaatatattaatataacttCATTGAAAATTTGTAGCTACgaatcaaaaaaaataaaaattgtagcTGATCATTCAGTAAGGGTCAgtttagataataatatttgaattacaatttgaaattctaattttaattctaattttctTGGGATTGGATTTGATCaagaatcataatttttatgtttgggGACAGAGAAGTgaaaacttaatgatttggatagaagtatggtacttgatagaacattatggcggaagttgatccatgtagccgaccccacctagtgggataaggcgtggttgttgttgttgttgttgtggggACAGAGAAGTGAAAAATAGAAATACAATCCAAATTAAATTGGAATTTGATTAAAGGATGCCAATGGAGATGGTGACCAGATAGCACCTCAAGGCGGAAGCAATCAGTGGTACTAGTTGGTGGTCATTGGCAGTGACAATTATTGTCCACAGCAATGATTGTCAGAGTATGTCAATTGCAATGAATGGTTTCTAGTGTTAGCTAGAGACAATGATAATgaacattaaaatatgaaatattgattttaacttaGTTTTGATACTTGGAATTCTTAGGGAATAAGATAGGAATTAAATATTGGAATTATACACCAGTTTTTCAGTTCcatggaattaaaaaaaatggaattccAATTCTAATGTACACACCATACACCAAACAAGATAATAGGAATTGGAAGGGTCCAAGTACAGTTCTAAGGCTCAAATCCAAATCAAAATCCAAATCCAATTCCATAGTGAGTCACAGGATGGTTGTTAAAGTTTTCAgatgtaaattaaataatttacactacacatatatatgttcaaaaagaaaaaggaaaaaaaaacataaaacacaaaaaaagggGTAGAAGTGCAGAAAAGAGaacaaagattaaattaaagacCTGTATTGAATAGAGAACAAATAGAGCTGTTGGAGTATGGAGTGAAAGACCATAACAGTCTCAGAGAACAAAGTTGTGTTAGGGAAAGAATAGGGCAGAAGAACAGAAGCGTATTCGGTGGAAACACTTGTGCTGCTCTTTGGTCTTTCTTGTGTTTGTCCGAGAGACAGAAACACTGAATCTTGTGCCCAACGTCCTATGTTTCAAATGAAgaccaaaatcccaaaaagtaGTTTCAGCCTCACACAAAAACAGGGGTAAAGAGGGAAATTTCCCTCTGTCAATCATAGTGGCAAAGATGGTCATGATTTTCCTGGATAGAGGCTGCAATTTGCAGCCACGATCCTTGCTACATGACAAACTCAGGTACAGGTCTACAATGATGGCCAGACTCCAGAGGCTGCTCCACACCACTCCAACCTCCACCATTATACAGCACTAATGATAACTTTGGCAATAACTTCTTGAGTTTTCTTTCCCTGGTATTTATATGTGGTTTTTCAATGAAAAGCCCAGAAAGTGGTCTCCTCTAGGATCTAGGGCCAATGGAGGAAGTGATTGATAGAGAACCTCTCTTTAACAAGCTAAGCCAATGATTTGTGGCCTAGATAAATAGTAGCACAAAATGGAAAAACTTGACAACATCAAGTGGTAGTTTTCAAACTCCAAGATAACCTTCTAAGTATTGTTATAAATACTGTCAATACCATATGATAAACACATAAAATGCCAAATGCATCactcatcatctttttcttcagAAATTCCAAAGCAGGAAGCTAAACATTTAGGGAGGGATATTACAGCTATGTGCTGTCATAAATAGCTGATTAATATGTCATGGTCAATGACAAGGAAATGCATAAAATCTGAAACAAACAGATAATTACCTGATATAAATGAACATCATTTGATTTTCTAAATGCTTCAGTAAAAGGCACACTCCAAGAATTGATCATTTCCTGTGAAGGATATATATAGAAAGGAATTTACTATAGCTACAGTAagccaaaatcaaacaaaaagatgATTACCAACAAACATACCAAACAATACAATGAACACAATGTCAAGTTCCTTTATCAATTGTAATCCAATTAAAAGGTGTCAAATGCACTTCTTAGGGTTTCAAACTCTTTACAGAATGTCATGCCATGATTGCAGCAATATATGAGATTTGCCATAAAAAACAGGATTGATTAGGCTGAATTGCAAACTTAGCCtggtaagaataaaataaagtatctttgcatttttcaatatCTTCTActctattcttttcttcttgCCATTACTTTGTTTTCTCCAATGACATTTAAATTCCCTTCACATGGATATCAAATAGTAGAAACGGTTCAGCTTTCAAATAGAATAGTAAGACTGCAACAAATGCTACTACCATCAAATGTGTCAACCATTTAAGGTTGTGTTTGAATACACGTTGAACGCCAATGACCTGTGAGACTCAGATTGGAGTTTAACGTGCCTTGGAAAGTGGAAAGGGAGTAAACCAAATACAATATAAGCCATATATGATTGGTGTTGGTTGCATTTAGATGAGCACAGAATGAAATAGACTGCAGACAAAAATCATCTTTCCAAAAGACTACTGTGATTCGTTACCTGGGAGCTTGCTCGAAATGAAAGACAAACCAAAGATGCCTTGGGGACAGACGATTTATCAGAATCAACTGCACGATCAGAAACACGGATAGGAAGCTTCATTGTTTTACCATCTGTGAAGCTGACTTCAAAATCAGGAAACTTTGTGGCTACCATTGCTGGTATTATCAATTTATTAGCTACAGCAATCTACAGAAATCACAGGTAAATCTgtcatatttttacttttttagctGGTACACCCAAGACATGTTTCTACTAAAGAGTCAACCACTCCCTTCCttattagataaataaatatatgttgatcCAAACAATATACAGCTAGCCTAGCCTAGCAGATAAGTACAGTTCTAAGCAAGCTTGAAAAAACCAAATTAGCAAAAATTCAGCTAAAACTGAGAGTTACGGAGTTCGGAAGTTAGTTTTAGCTTATGAATAATTGGAATGTAGAAACCTGAATTATGCAGGAGAAAACCTATATTATTGATTTCTCAGGAACGAGTTTCAACACATTCCAGCTGATCACATGCTATCAAAGAGTTGTTTGGCATTAATTAACAGAAAAGTAAAGTAAAAGCAATATTACAAGTATAGTTGCAATACATTATTACCTTACCAGCATGCTTTTTGAACTCAGCCATATCAGCGAAGTATCCCCTAGTCATTTCATCTGCACTGCACAAACCCTATCATTACAAAACCCCCCAAAAAACCACACCAACGGAAAAATGAACTTACAGTCGAGCGCGCTCCTTCTCAATTGCTTCCTTATTTCCAAGCTGCAAAGAAAAATGAAGTCTCATTAAAACTAGTAATCTAATCTAACAGgaaggaataaaaagaaaaagcgaatgaaaaacCTGATGAAGATCGAAGAAGCGTTTGGGGGTGAGGCGTGCCAAATGCTGCGAGGGAACTGGACTATGGACCTTCTCGGCTAAGGAGTCTCTGAGACTTGAACGCTGTCGTATCAGTCGCCTCAAACCTACCATCTTCACCGCTTCCATTTCTATCTGCCTCTCTCCGACTTATTGCAGCTCCATGTTAAATTAAACCCAactcaaaattacaatttttatttttttatgtttgtcaattgtttttattaaacaCTGAAActaataaagtttaatttttttccattttgaaaaaatatatattattcaacaTATTTCATTTCTTCGAATTATCATAACAATACTATaaggaaaacattaaaaatCTGAATCAGTTGATTAAACAACTTAAAGATAACTTTCTTCCTttatatttgagtttaattactaaagataaaaaaaaaatataacaatacatatatagacaattttataataatattgttgttgttaacttttatgttttaaatctAAGTCTccacttttaattaaatgtgaaagcatttttctatcaataaataatacctgcacttaaaaaaattactatcacATGATTACAAATTAACATCTATCATaagtgttaatttttataataattatttttaaaattaatataaaaattatagttaattgacaagtgtatatatattaaactctTTTGTTATATTCTTCTTAGTACATAAATTTTAAGAGAAGGGGGTTATATTCTAGATTTCTAGTACAGGAAAAAGTCTTCAGgtttaaaatacttataaaagaaTTTCTATTTATCTGATTGATCTTATTGAAATAAGTAAAAACTTGAATTTCTTGccaatttatgttttctttcttgGTTAAGATCTTTTTGAAccgaaaaatataataataaaggtTGGTTTTCCCGTTTACAATCTTGTATGCATAGTTGCATCTTGCATGTTCTTAacctaaatttaatttaatacaaaactGGTTTATTTTCggtattattgttgtttttttagcactttattgttgttattttataatgtgtttatcattgttaaaataatgattttatagtatgataaataattaatatcatattaGCTGGAAAGcttcataaaaatattccaTTATTCCAAGACAAGCGAGTAATCAAAATGTCGACTACTCAATCTCATATGACATATATGCATGTAGGAGTGTTGACGGTTCCATTTGATAAAAGTCACTCTGAGGcaaacttaaaatatatatatgtttcatttaaaataaaatttcaatcaaaCCAA of the Glycine max cultivar Williams 82 chromosome 13, Glycine_max_v4.0, whole genome shotgun sequence genome contains:
- the LOC100793428 gene encoding uncharacterized protein isoform X1 → MEAVKMVGLRRLIRQRSSLRDSLAEKVHSPVPSQHLARLTPKRFFDLHQLGNKEAIEKERARLADEMTRGYFADMAEFKKHAGKIAVANKLIIPAMVATKFPDFEVSFTDGKTMKLPIRVSDRAVDSDKSSVPKASLVCLSFRASSQEMINSWSVPFTEAFRKSNDVHLYQVSFIDSWLLCRAPIKRLLLWTMKKPSHHESKDTLQQQIVYSFGDHYYFRKELRILNLLTGYIFLLDNFGRVRWQGFGSATQDELSSLLSCTSLLLDQK
- the LOC100793428 gene encoding uncharacterized protein isoform X2; the protein is MEAVKMVGLRRLIRQRSSLRDSLAEKVHSPVPSQHLARLTPKRFFDLHQLGNKEAIEKERARLADEMTRGYFADMAEFKKHADGKTMKLPIRVSDRAVDSDKSSVPKASLVCLSFRASSQEMINSWSVPFTEAFRKSNDVHLYQVSFIDSWLLCRAPIKRLLLWTMKKPSHHESKDTLQQQIVYSFGDHYYFRKELRILNLLTGYIFLLDNFGRVRWQGFGSATQDELSSLLSCTSLLLDQK
- the LOC100793428 gene encoding uncharacterized protein isoform X3, which translates into the protein MEAVKMVGLRRLIRQRSSLRDSLAEKVHSPVPSQHLARLTPKRFFDLHQLGNKEAIEKERARLADEMTRGYFADMAEFKKHAVDSDKSSVPKASLVCLSFRASSQEMINSWSVPFTEAFRKSNDVHLYQVSFIDSWLLCRAPIKRLLLWTMKKPSHHESKDTLQQQIVYSFGDHYYFRKELRILNLLTGYIFLLDNFGRVRWQGFGSATQDELSSLLSCTSLLLDQK
- the LOC100793428 gene encoding uncharacterized protein isoform X4, which gives rise to MTRGYFADMAEFKKHAGKIAVANKLIIPAMVATKFPDFEVSFTDGKTMKLPIRVSDRAVDSDKSSVPKASLVCLSFRASSQEMINSWSVPFTEAFRKSNDVHLYQVSFIDSWLLCRAPIKRLLLWTMKKPSHHESKDTLQQQIVYSFGDHYYFRKELRILNLLTGYIFLLDNFGRVRWQGFGSATQDELSSLLSCTSLLLDQK